Proteins from a single region of Candidatus Dadabacteria bacterium:
- a CDS encoding carbon-nitrogen hydrolase translates to MNSFKIALVQNRVHKDKEENLKKAILNVEKASALGANIVCLPELFLTRYFCQSEDTGCFDLAEPIPGPTTDRFCGEAEKRGVFIVCPLFEKRASGVYHNSLVLIDPSGEISGIYRKMHIPDDPGYFEKFYFAPGDTGFSCFETGFAKIGTLICWDQWYPEAARIVSLKGADIIFYPTAIGWRTDEDEHSKNTQLEAWKTVQRAHAVSNGVYVAAVNRVGFEESGETGEGINFWGNSFVCDPQGTVICEASGERDEIILADVDLRKLEETRRNWPFLRDRRIDSYSELRQRLIDNDSGT, encoded by the coding sequence ATGAACAGCTTTAAAATCGCCCTTGTTCAGAACCGGGTGCACAAAGACAAAGAAGAAAACCTGAAAAAAGCCATATTAAACGTAGAGAAAGCTTCTGCGCTCGGAGCGAACATAGTCTGTCTTCCCGAGCTTTTTCTCACTAGGTACTTCTGCCAATCTGAGGACACAGGCTGTTTTGATCTTGCCGAACCCATCCCCGGACCCACAACGGACAGATTCTGCGGGGAAGCGGAAAAAAGAGGAGTTTTCATCGTGTGCCCGCTTTTTGAGAAAAGGGCCTCAGGCGTGTACCACAATTCCCTTGTCCTTATCGATCCATCGGGAGAGATTTCAGGAATTTACAGAAAGATGCACATACCGGATGACCCGGGCTATTTCGAGAAGTTCTACTTTGCTCCCGGGGACACGGGGTTTTCCTGTTTTGAAACCGGTTTTGCGAAGATAGGCACACTTATTTGCTGGGACCAGTGGTATCCCGAAGCGGCACGCATAGTATCGCTCAAGGGGGCGGACATTATCTTCTACCCGACCGCCATAGGGTGGCGTACGGACGAGGATGAACACTCGAAAAATACCCAGCTTGAGGCATGGAAGACTGTTCAGCGCGCCCACGCGGTCTCAAATGGAGTCTATGTCGCAGCCGTGAACAGGGTGGGCTTCGAGGAATCGGGAGAAACCGGTGAAGGAATAAATTTCTGGGGAAATTCCTTTGTGTGTGACCCCCAGGGAACGGTGATTTGCGAGGCTTCCGGCGAGAGAGACGAGATCATACTGGCCGACGTCGATCTTAGGAAGCTTGAGGAGACCAGAAGAAACTGGCCCTTTCTTCGGGACCGAAGAATTGACTCCTACTCCGAGCTTCGGCAAAGACTTATCGACAATGATTCCGGTACCTGA